In the genome of Fulvivirga maritima, one region contains:
- a CDS encoding TIGR00730 family Rossman fold protein: MKGKKRKQDHIENFDELSEDEKRIIRAFEEKDWNEIKSYDSWVIFKVMSEFVEGFEKLAKIGPCVTIFGSARTRDDHKYYKMAEKIAAKLVRHGYGVISGGGPGIMEAANKGAKSEGGKSVGLNIILPFEQKGNDYIDPDKLITFDYFFVRKVMFTKYSQGFIVMPGGFGTLDELFEALTLIQTKKIGKFPIVLVGKEYWGGLIDWIKDVMLTAANNVSKEDLNLFKIVETEKEAVEVIDDFYAKYLLSPNF, translated from the coding sequence ATGAAAGGAAAAAAGAGAAAGCAAGATCATATAGAGAATTTTGATGAATTAAGTGAAGACGAAAAAAGAATTATTCGTGCTTTTGAAGAGAAAGATTGGAATGAAATAAAAAGTTATGACTCCTGGGTGATATTCAAAGTAATGTCAGAGTTTGTGGAGGGGTTTGAAAAACTAGCCAAAATTGGCCCGTGTGTAACTATTTTTGGATCTGCCAGAACTCGTGATGACCACAAATATTATAAAATGGCTGAGAAAATTGCGGCTAAGTTGGTAAGACATGGCTATGGTGTTATTTCAGGCGGTGGTCCTGGTATTATGGAGGCGGCTAATAAAGGAGCCAAATCTGAAGGGGGTAAGTCAGTAGGACTAAATATTATTCTTCCATTCGAGCAGAAAGGAAATGATTACATAGACCCTGATAAGCTGATCACTTTTGATTACTTCTTCGTGAGAAAAGTAATGTTCACTAAATACTCTCAGGGCTTTATAGTTATGCCTGGAGGTTTTGGTACTTTAGATGAACTATTTGAAGCTTTAACCTTAATCCAAACCAAAAAAATCGGGAAATTCCCTATTGTACTGGTGGGTAAAGAATATTGGGGAGGCCTGATAGACTGGATCAAAGATGTAATGCTTACAGCTGCTAATAATGTGAGTAAAGAAGATCTTAATCTGTTTAAAATTGTAGAGACAGAAAAAGAGGCTGTGGAAGTAATTGATGACTTCTATGCTAAGTACCTTCTATCACCTAATTTTTAA
- a CDS encoding arsenosugar biosynthesis-associated peroxidase-like protein — translation MEKTYYDPADLKKFGDVAEFGPELAKKFFDYYGDVFKEGALTAREKSLIALAVAHAIQCPYCIDAYTSDSLEKGVTDEQMMEAVHVTTAIRGGASLVHSVQMMNKSKKLSM, via the coding sequence ATGGAAAAGACCTATTATGATCCCGCAGATTTAAAAAAGTTTGGAGATGTAGCAGAGTTTGGCCCAGAATTGGCCAAAAAGTTTTTTGATTACTACGGAGATGTCTTTAAGGAAGGTGCTCTCACTGCTCGTGAAAAATCACTTATTGCTCTGGCAGTAGCTCATGCTATCCAATGTCCATATTGTATAGATGCTTATACTTCAGATTCATTAGAGAAGGGAGTTACAGATGAGCAAATGATGGAAGCCGTGCATGTAACTACAGCTATTAGAGGCGGAGCATCATTAGTGCATAGTGTACAAATGATGAATAAGTCTAAGAAGCTTTCTATGTAG
- a CDS encoding lytic transglycosylase domain-containing protein: protein MKYFPHAISLLSLIIICSYVKYDNSRAESATITKKAVTADMPRYNINHAPGGEYMGYLNAVSLDIPSELTFAGERVPLEIPDVKERLDRELLINTYWHSSTIVLIKKAHRWLPQIEEILKKNDIPDDFKYLTAIEGGFANVVSPSNAVGFWQILESSGKENGLEIDREVDERYDPLKATEAACSYLRKSYKKFGNWTNVAASYNRGMAGLQRALDNQKVDSYYDLLLNEETSRYVFRILAIKEIIEHPKKYGFNIEKKHLYDAEELRYVEVDHDIKDLIAFAKDQGINYKLLKRHNPWLRDDHLDVSRNQVYRIAIPVSN, encoded by the coding sequence ATGAAATACTTCCCTCATGCTATTTCGTTGCTATCATTAATCATTATATGTAGTTATGTAAAGTATGATAACAGCAGAGCTGAATCTGCTACTATTACTAAAAAAGCAGTTACGGCAGATATGCCGAGGTATAACATAAACCATGCTCCGGGAGGTGAATATATGGGATACTTAAATGCCGTTTCACTAGACATTCCCAGTGAGCTTACTTTTGCAGGAGAGAGGGTTCCTTTGGAAATTCCTGATGTGAAAGAGCGGTTAGATAGAGAGTTGCTGATTAATACTTATTGGCACAGCAGCACTATTGTATTGATAAAGAAGGCGCACCGATGGCTTCCTCAGATCGAAGAGATTTTGAAGAAGAATGATATTCCTGATGACTTTAAATATTTAACAGCCATAGAAGGCGGCTTTGCTAATGTGGTATCTCCTAGTAATGCCGTAGGCTTTTGGCAGATTCTCGAATCTTCAGGCAAAGAAAATGGCCTGGAGATAGATAGAGAAGTGGATGAACGCTATGATCCTTTAAAAGCTACCGAGGCTGCTTGCAGTTACTTGAGGAAGTCATATAAAAAATTTGGCAACTGGACTAACGTAGCAGCCTCATATAATAGAGGCATGGCCGGCCTGCAACGGGCTTTAGATAATCAAAAAGTAGACTCATACTATGATCTTCTGCTCAATGAAGAAACATCCAGGTATGTATTTAGAATTCTGGCGATTAAGGAAATCATTGAGCATCCTAAAAAATACGGTTTCAATATAGAGAAGAAACACCTTTATGATGCCGAAGAACTACGCTATGTAGAGGTGGATCATGATATTAAAGACCTAATAGCCTTTGCTAAGGATCAGGGCATTAATTATAAATTACTGAAAAGACATAATCCGTGGCTTAGAGATGATCACTTGGATGTTTCCCGAAATCAGGTATATCGCATTGCCATTCCTGTTAGTAATTAG
- a CDS encoding TIGR01777 family oxidoreductase: MSGTVLITGGTGLIGGRLTELLQQKNYTVKYLSRNPKKVKNIEAYAWDVNAHTIDEACLQGTDYIINLAGAGIADERWNKERKKILLESRTRSTALLKDLLRDHEHQVKAVVSASAIGYYGYDSGGVMKREESRFGDDFLATVTKAWEAEADLIADLGIKVSKIRVGLVLTPKGGALEKLMIPAKFGLNAPLGSGDQYMSWIHIDDLCHQFIYAMENQLIGPYNGVAPNPVTNKEFTKTTSSVLHKPAFLPPVPAFMLKLILGEMASMLLGGSRVSSEKIEEKGFQFQYPQLRSALEDLIG; encoded by the coding sequence ATGAGTGGAACTGTACTAATCACAGGAGGAACGGGCCTCATAGGGGGCAGACTTACCGAGCTACTTCAGCAGAAAAATTATACGGTAAAATATTTGAGCAGAAACCCTAAAAAGGTGAAGAACATAGAGGCTTATGCCTGGGATGTTAATGCTCATACTATTGATGAAGCCTGCTTACAAGGAACTGATTATATCATTAACCTGGCAGGAGCGGGAATAGCTGATGAAAGGTGGAATAAAGAGAGAAAGAAAATTCTGTTAGAGAGTAGAACCCGATCTACGGCTTTACTGAAGGACCTCCTTCGAGATCATGAACATCAGGTGAAGGCTGTGGTGTCGGCGTCTGCCATTGGTTATTATGGTTATGACTCTGGTGGGGTTATGAAAAGAGAGGAAAGCCGTTTTGGAGATGATTTTTTGGCCACTGTAACTAAGGCCTGGGAGGCAGAAGCCGATCTTATTGCCGATCTGGGCATTAAAGTGTCAAAAATAAGAGTTGGTTTAGTGCTTACCCCGAAGGGAGGGGCGCTAGAAAAGCTAATGATCCCTGCAAAATTTGGATTGAATGCTCCATTAGGATCAGGGGATCAGTATATGAGCTGGATTCATATAGATGACCTTTGTCATCAGTTTATATATGCTATGGAAAATCAATTAATAGGACCATATAATGGCGTAGCTCCAAATCCTGTTACTAATAAAGAATTTACAAAAACTACTTCATCGGTGCTGCACAAGCCCGCTTTTTTACCTCCGGTGCCCGCTTTTATGTTAAAGCTGATTTTAGGCGAAATGGCTTCCATGCTATTAGGAGGGAGTAGAGTATCCTCAGAAAAGATAGAAGAAAAAGGTTTTCAGTTTCAATATCCACAGTTGCGTTCCGCATTAGAAGACCTTATCGGCTGA
- a CDS encoding purine-nucleoside phosphorylase: MTIDQIKETTAFLQDKGITSPQIGVILGTGLGNKFVEQINIEVEISYDDIPHFPQATVEFHHGKLIYGEIAGKKVLAMQGRFHYYEGYNMKQVTFPVRVMKCLGVQQLLISNAAGNMNLVWKKGDMMLIEDHINLQPENPLVGPNIDELGPRFPDMSQPYDEQMSNMLMDIGYEKHIHLHRGVYVAVTGPNLETKAEYKYLKKIGADVVGMSTVPEVIVANHMSLPCCAISVLTDDCDPDNLQPVSLDEILEIAGEAEVKLTALFVELIAKL, translated from the coding sequence ATGACTATAGATCAAATAAAAGAAACCACCGCTTTTCTGCAAGATAAGGGAATAACTTCTCCTCAGATAGGCGTAATACTAGGCACAGGCCTGGGCAATAAATTTGTAGAGCAAATAAATATAGAGGTTGAAATTTCTTACGATGATATACCTCATTTTCCACAGGCTACAGTAGAGTTTCATCATGGCAAATTGATTTATGGTGAAATTGCAGGTAAGAAGGTGCTAGCCATGCAGGGCCGCTTTCATTATTACGAAGGTTACAATATGAAACAAGTGACCTTTCCGGTAAGGGTGATGAAGTGTCTGGGAGTGCAGCAATTGCTCATTTCTAATGCTGCTGGCAATATGAATCTAGTGTGGAAAAAAGGAGATATGATGCTTATTGAAGATCATATTAATCTACAGCCAGAGAACCCATTAGTTGGGCCTAACATAGATGAACTGGGGCCTCGCTTTCCTGACATGAGCCAGCCTTATGATGAGCAAATGAGTAATATGCTTATGGATATTGGCTATGAAAAACATATACACTTGCACCGAGGGGTGTATGTGGCGGTAACTGGTCCTAACCTGGAAACTAAAGCGGAATATAAATATCTCAAAAAAATAGGAGCTGATGTAGTAGGTATGTCCACCGTGCCAGAGGTAATAGTGGCTAATCACATGTCTCTACCTTGTTGCGCTATTTCTGTACTTACTGATGATTGTGATCCTGATAATCTGCAACCAGTGAGCCTAGATGAAATCTTAGAGATTGCCGGTGAGGCAGAGGTAAAACTTACCGCCTTATTTGTAGAGCTCATCGCTAAGCTTTAA
- the arsS gene encoding arsenosugar biosynthesis radical SAM (seleno)protein ArsS (Some members of this family are selenoproteins.), translated as MIKSLRANHHILANTQEQLRILSEGMFADGELPTFEDKLSLINEYPLKPNSLEIFQVNVGYMCNQVCKHCHVDAGPDRKEIMTRDTMKMCIDIIRKANIKTLDLTGGAPEMNPDFRWFVEEANKAGVDEIIVRSNLTIILANPSYHDLPQFFKENKVRVISSLPFYQPDKTDRQRGKGVFEKSIKALQMLNEVGYGKEGTGLLMDLVYNPAGAFLPADQLQLERDFKKELKNHFDIDFNSLFTITNLPISRFLEFLLRTDNYDDYMEKLVNAFNPAAVKGVMCRNTLSVDYQGYLYDCDFNQMLGLKVQKAAGQHLRDFDINKLENREIKISQHCYGCTAGAGSSCQGTVA; from the coding sequence ATGATTAAATCATTAAGAGCTAACCACCATATTTTAGCCAATACGCAAGAGCAACTGCGGATACTTTCTGAAGGCATGTTTGCTGATGGCGAGCTACCTACTTTTGAGGATAAGCTTAGCCTGATCAATGAATACCCTTTAAAGCCGAATAGCCTCGAAATATTTCAGGTAAATGTGGGTTATATGTGCAATCAGGTGTGTAAGCATTGTCATGTAGATGCGGGGCCTGATCGTAAAGAAATTATGACTCGCGATACCATGAAAATGTGTATCGATATTATTAGGAAAGCGAATATTAAAACGCTGGACCTTACCGGTGGTGCGCCTGAAATGAATCCGGATTTCCGTTGGTTTGTAGAAGAAGCTAATAAGGCAGGAGTTGATGAGATAATTGTGCGGTCTAACCTGACTATAATCCTGGCTAACCCGTCTTATCATGATTTACCCCAGTTTTTCAAAGAAAATAAAGTAAGAGTAATTTCTTCCTTGCCATTTTATCAGCCAGATAAGACGGATAGGCAAAGAGGGAAGGGAGTTTTTGAAAAATCTATAAAAGCCTTACAAATGCTCAATGAAGTGGGCTATGGAAAAGAGGGTACAGGTTTATTAATGGATCTGGTGTATAACCCGGCCGGAGCTTTTTTGCCAGCTGATCAACTACAGCTTGAGAGAGATTTTAAAAAGGAATTAAAAAATCATTTTGATATAGATTTTAATAGCCTTTTTACCATTACCAACTTGCCCATAAGTCGGTTTTTGGAGTTTTTACTGCGTACGGATAACTATGACGACTATATGGAGAAATTAGTTAATGCTTTTAATCCGGCAGCCGTAAAAGGTGTTATGTGTCGCAATACACTTTCTGTAGATTACCAGGGCTATCTATATGATTGTGATTTTAATCAGATGCTAGGCTTAAAAGTGCAGAAGGCTGCTGGTCAGCATTTGAGAGATTTTGATATAAATAAATTAGAGAACAGAGAAATTAAAATAAGTCAACACTGCTATGGCTGTACTGCAGGAGCTGGCTCCAGCTGCCAGGGTACAGTGGCATGA